A genomic stretch from Gorilla gorilla gorilla isolate KB3781 chromosome 20, NHGRI_mGorGor1-v2.1_pri, whole genome shotgun sequence includes:
- the PLEKHG2 gene encoding pleckstrin homology domain-containing family G member 2 isoform X3 → MPEGAQGLSLSKPSPSLGCGRRGEVCDCGTVCETRTAAPAAPTMASPRGSGSSTSLSTVGSEGDPAPGPTPACSASRPEPLPGPPIRLHLSPVGIPGSARPSRLERVAREIVETERAYVRDLRSIVEDYLGPLLDGGVLGLSVEQVGTLFANIEDIYEFSSELLEDLENSSSAGGIAECFVQRSEDFDIYTLYCMNYPSSLALLRELSLSPPAALWLQERQAQLRHSLPLQSFLLKPVQRILKYHLLLQELGKHWAEGPGTGGREMVEEAIVSMTAVAWYINDMKRKQEHAARLQEVQRRLGGWTGPELSAFGELVLEGAFRGGGGGGPRLRGGERLLFLFSRMLLVAKRRGLEYTYKGHIFCCNLSVSESPRDPLGFKVSDLTIPKHRHLLQAKNQEEKRLWIHCLQRLFFENHPASIPAKAKQVLLENSLHCTPKSKPVPEPLTPPLGSPRPRDARSFTPGRRNTAPSPGPSVIRRGRRQSAKPGFKHTGSEGELYPAESQPPVSGSGPPEDLEDAGPPTLDPSGTSITEEILELLNQRGLRDPGPSTHDIPKFPGDSQVPGDSETLTFQALPSRDSSEEEEEEEEGLEMDERGPSPLHVLEGLESSIAAEMPSIPCLTKIPDVPNLPEIPSRCEIPEGSLLPSLSDISDVFEMPCLPAIPSVPNTPSLSSTPTLSCDSWLQGPLQEPAEAPATRRELFSGSNPGKLGEPPSGGKAGPEEDEEGVSFADFQPQDVTQHQGFPDELAFRSCSEIRSAWQALEQGQLARPGFPEPLLILEDSDLGGDSGSGKAGAPSSERTASRVRELARLYSERIQQMQRAETRASANAPRRRPRVLAQPQPSPCLPQEQAEPGLLPAFGHVLVCELAFPLTCAQESVPLGPAAWVQAAIPLSKQGGSPDGQGLHVSNLPKQDHPGIHVSAATLLPEQGGSWHVQAPAATPLPKQEGPLHLQVPALTTFSDQGHPEIQVPAATPLPEHRSHVVIPAPSTAFCPEQGHCADIHVPTTPALPKEICSDFTVSVTTPVPKQEGHLDSESPTNIPLTKQGGSRDVQGPDPVCSQPIQPLSWHGSSLDPQGPSDTLPPLPCHLPDLQIPGTSPLPAHGSHLDHRIPANAPLSLSQELPDTQVPATTPLPLPQVLTDIWVQALPTSPKQGSLPDIQGPAAAPPLPEPSLTDTQVQKLTPSLEQKSLIDAHVPAATPLPERGGSLDIQGLSPTPVQTTMVLSKPGGSLASHVARLESSDLTPPHSPPPSSRQLLGPNAAALSRYLAASYISQSLARRQGPGGGAPAASRGSWSSAPTSRASSPPPQPQPPPPPARRLSYATTVNIHVGGGGRLRPAKAQVRLNHPALLASTQESMGLRRDQGAPDAPFHM, encoded by the exons AGTGGGCTCTGAGGGGGATCCAGCCCCTGGGCCCACTCCAGCCTGCTCAGCCTCCAGGCCAGAGCCCCTTCCAGGGCCCCCCATCCGCCTACATCTCTCTCCGGTGGGGATCCCAGGTTCAGCCAGACCCTCAAGGCTGGAGCGTGTGGCCCGGGAGATCGTGGAGACAGAACGGGCCTATGTCAGGGACCTCCGCAGCATCGTGGAG GACTACCTGGGCCCTCTGCTGGACGGCGGGGTCCTGGGGCTGAGCGTGGAGCAGGTGGGCACGCTGTTTGCCAACATTGAGGACATCTACGAGTTCAGCAG CGAGCTCCTGGAGGACTTGGAGAACAGCAGCAGCGCCGGGGGTATTGCCGAGTGCTTCGTGCAGAGG AGCGAGGATTTTGACATCTACACATTGTACTGCATGAACTACCCGAG CTCCCTGGCCCTGCTCCGGGAGCTGTCGTTGTCTCCGCCAGCAGCCCTGTGGCTGCAGGAGCGCCAGGCCCAGCTTCGTCACTCGCTGCCCCTGCAGAGCTTCCTGCTGAAACCTGTCCAGCGCATCCTCAAGTACCATCTGCTGCTGCAG GAACTAGGGAAGCACTGGGCGGAGGGCCCAGGCACTGGGGGCCGCGAGATGGTGGAGGAAGCTATTGTGTCCATGACAGCGGTTGCCTGGTACATCAACGACATGAAGCGCAAGCAGGAGCATGCAGCGCGCCTCCAG GAAGTGCAGCGGCGGCTGGGTGGCTGGACCGGACCAGAGCTCAGTGCTTTTGGGGAGCTGGTGCTGGAGGGCGCGTTCCGAGGAGGCGGAGGGGGTGGCCCCCGGCTACGAGGGGGTGAGCGGCTGCTCTTCCTGTTCTCTCGGATGCTGCTGGTGGCCAAGCGCAGGGGGCTGGAGTACACCTACAAAGGCCACATCTTC tGCTGCAACCTGAGCGTGAGCGAGAGTCCCCGAGACCCTCTAGGGTTCAAGGTGTCTGATCTGACCATTCCCAAGCACAGACACCTGCTCCAG GCCAAGAACCAAGAAGAGAAGAGGCTGTGGATTCACTGTCTCCAGCGCCTCTTCTTTGAGAACCACCCTGCCTCCATCCCTGCCAAG GCAAAGCAAGTTCTCCTTGAAAACAGCCTGCATT GTACCCCCAAAAGTAAGCCTGTCCCAGAGCCCCTGACACCCCCACTTGGGTCTCCTCGACCTCGAGATGCTAGAAGTTTTACCCCTGGGCGAAGGAACACAG ctccatctcctgggccctCTGTGATTCGCCGAGGCCGCAGGCAGTCTG CTAAGCCTGGATTCAAG CACACTGGCAGCGAAGGGGAACTCTACCCCGCAGAATCTCAGCCACCAGTTTCAGGCTCTGGACCCCCTGAGGACCTGGAGGATGCTGGACCCCCAACACTGGACCCCTCTGGGACCTCAATCACTGAAGAAATCCTGGAACTGCTGAATCAGCGAGGCCTTCGAGATCCAGGG CCGTCCACCCATGACATTCCCAAGTTCCCCGGAGACTCCCAGGTGCCTGGCGACAGCGAAACCCTCACATTCCAAGCCCTGCCCAGCCGGGACTCttcagaagaggaggaggaggaagaggaagggctgGAGATGGATGAACGGGGGCCTTCCCCACTCCACGTCCTGGAAGGGCTCGAAAGTTCCATTGCAGCTGAAATGCCCAGCATTCCCTGCCTTACCAAAATTCCTGACGTGCCCAACCTTCCTGAAATTCCCAGCCGCTGTGAAATTCCCGAAGGTTCTCTCCTTCCTAGTCTCTCTGACATTTCCGATGTTTTTGAGATGCCCTGCCTTCCAGCCATACCTAGTGTCCCCAACACCCCCAGTCTTTCTAGCACTCCCACCCTCTCCTGTGACTCCTGGCTCCAAGGGCCTCTGCAGGAACCAGCTGAGGCTCCAGCCACCAGGAGAGAACTGTTTTCTGGAAGCAATCCTGGGAAACTGGGAGAGCCGCCTTCAGGAGGCAAGGCAGGGCCAGAGGAGGATGAAGAAGGGGTGTCATTCGCAGACTTCCAGCCCCAGGATGTCACCCAACATCAGGGATTCCCAGATGAGCTGGCATTCCGCTCTTGCTCAGAAATCCGGAGCGCCTGGCAGGCATTGGAACAGGGACAGCTGGCCCGGCCAGGCTTCCCAGAGCCACTGCTGATCCTGGAGGATTCGGATCTGGGTGGAGACAGCGGGAGCGGGAAGGCAGGAGCCCCGAGTTCGGAAAGGACGGCGTCCCGAGTGCGAGAGCTGGCCCGGCTTTACAGCGAGCGGATCCAGCAGATGCAGCGGGCGGAGACTCGGGCATCAGCCAACGCCCCGCGCCGCCGGCCTCGGGTTCTGGCCCAACCCCAGCCATCCCCCTGTCTACCCCAGGAGCAGGCAGAGCCAG GGCTCCTGCCTGCCTTTGGACACGTGCTGGTATGTGAGCTGGCCTTCCCACTGACATGTGCCCAGGAGTCTGTCCCCCTGGGtcctgctgcctgggttcaagctgcCATACCTTTGTCGAAGCAGGGAGGCAGCCCAGATGGCCAGGGTCTACATGTTTCAAATTTGCCTAAGCAAGACCATCCAGGCATCCACGTTTCAGCTGCTACCCTTTTGCCTGAACAAGGAGGTTCCTGGCATGTCCAGGCTCCAGCCGCCACACCTTTGCCCAAGCAAGAAGGCCCCCTGCACCTCCAGGTGCCGGCTCTTACAACTTTCTCTGATCAAGGCCACCCGGAAATCCAAGTTCCAGCCGCCACTCCTTTGCCTGAGCATAGAAGCCACGTGGTTATACCAGCTCCATCCACCGCCTTTTGTCCTGAGCAGGGACACTGTGCGGACATCCACGTTCCCACCACTCCAGCTTTGCCCAAGGAGATTTGTTCTGATTTCACAGTTTCAGTCACCACCCCTGTGCCCAAGCAAGAAGGTCACCTAGACAGCGAGAGCCCAACCAATATCCCACTGACAAAGCAAGGAGGTTCCAGGGATGTTCAGGGCCCAGACCCTGTCTGCAGTCAACCCATCCAGCCTTTGTCTTGGCATGGAAGCAGCCTGGATCCCCAGGGCCCAAGCGACACCCTACCGCCCTTGCCATGTCACCTCCCAGACCTTCAGATTCCAGGTACCTCACCTTTGCCTGCACATGGAAGCCACCTGGACCATCGGATCCCAGCCAACGCCCCACTGTCTTTGTCCCAGGAGCTCCCAGACACTCAGGTTCCAGCTACCACACCTTTGCCCCTGCCACAAGTCCTCACAGACATCTGGGTCCAAGCCCTCCCAACTTCACCCAAGCAGGGAAGCCTCCCAGACATCCAGGGTCCAGCGGCTGCACCTCCACTTCCGGAGCCAAGCCTTACAGATACACAGGTCCAAAAACTCACACCTTCGCTGGAGCAGAAGAGCCTCATAGATGCCCATGTTCCAGCTGCCACACCTTTACCTGAGAGAGGAGGCTCTCTAGACATTCAGGGCCTCTCACCCACCCCAGTTCAGACCACCATGGTTTTGTCCAAACCAGGAGGCTCCTTAGCCTCTCACGTTGCCAGGTTGGAGTCTTCAGACTTGACGCCACCTCATAGTCCCCCACCTTCCAGCCGTCAGCTCCTGGGCCCCAATGCAGCTGCCCTTTCCAGATACCTGGCAGCCTCATATATCAGCCAGAGCCTGGCTCGGCggcaggggcctgggggaggggcccCCGCAGCCTCCCGGGGCTCCTGGTCCTCTGCTCCCACGTCACGGGCATCTTCGCCGCCTCCGCAGCCCCAGCCaccacctcccccagccaggcGGCTCAGCTATGCCACGACGGTTAACATCCACGTGGGCGGGGGTGGGCGGCTGCGGCCAGCCAAGGCCCAGGTCCGGTTGAACCACCCTGCTCTCTTGGCCTCCACACAGGAATCTATGGGCCTTCGCAGGGACCAGGGGGCTCCTGATGCCCCCTTCCATATGTGA
- the PLEKHG2 gene encoding pleckstrin homology domain-containing family G member 2 isoform X1 yields the protein MPEGAQGLSLSKPSPSLGCGRRGEVCDCGTVCETRTAAPAAPTMASPRGSGSSTSLSTVGSEGDPAPGPTPACSASRPEPLPGPPIRLHLSPVGIPGSARPSRLERVAREIVETERAYVRDLRSIVEDYLGPLLDGGVLGLSVEQVGTLFANIEDIYEFSSELLEDLENSSSAGGIAECFVQRSEDFDIYTLYCMNYPSSLALLRELSLSPPAALWLQERQAQLRHSLPLQSFLLKPVQRILKYHLLLQELGKHWAEGPGTGGREMVEEAIVSMTAVAWYINDMKRKQEHAARLQEVQRRLGGWTGPELSAFGELVLEGAFRGGGGGGPRLRGGERLLFLFSRMLLVAKRRGLEYTYKGHIFCCNLSVSESPRDPLGFKVSDLTIPKHRHLLQAKNQEEKRLWIHCLQRLFFENHPASIPAKAKQVLLENSLHCTPKSKPVPEPLTPPLGSPRPRDARSFTPGRRNTAPSPGPSVIRRGRRQSEPVKDPYVMFPQNAKPGFKHTGSEGELYPAESQPPVSGSGPPEDLEDAGPPTLDPSGTSITEEILELLNQRGLRDPGPSTHDIPKFPGDSQVPGDSETLTFQALPSRDSSEEEEEEEEGLEMDERGPSPLHVLEGLESSIAAEMPSIPCLTKIPDVPNLPEIPSRCEIPEGSLLPSLSDISDVFEMPCLPAIPSVPNTPSLSSTPTLSCDSWLQGPLQEPAEAPATRRELFSGSNPGKLGEPPSGGKAGPEEDEEGVSFADFQPQDVTQHQGFPDELAFRSCSEIRSAWQALEQGQLARPGFPEPLLILEDSDLGGDSGSGKAGAPSSERTASRVRELARLYSERIQQMQRAETRASANAPRRRPRVLAQPQPSPCLPQEQAEPGLLPAFGHVLVCELAFPLTCAQESVPLGPAAWVQAAIPLSKQGGSPDGQGLHVSNLPKQDHPGIHVSAATLLPEQGGSWHVQAPAATPLPKQEGPLHLQVPALTTFSDQGHPEIQVPAATPLPEHRSHVVIPAPSTAFCPEQGHCADIHVPTTPALPKEICSDFTVSVTTPVPKQEGHLDSESPTNIPLTKQGGSRDVQGPDPVCSQPIQPLSWHGSSLDPQGPSDTLPPLPCHLPDLQIPGTSPLPAHGSHLDHRIPANAPLSLSQELPDTQVPATTPLPLPQVLTDIWVQALPTSPKQGSLPDIQGPAAAPPLPEPSLTDTQVQKLTPSLEQKSLIDAHVPAATPLPERGGSLDIQGLSPTPVQTTMVLSKPGGSLASHVARLESSDLTPPHSPPPSSRQLLGPNAAALSRYLAASYISQSLARRQGPGGGAPAASRGSWSSAPTSRASSPPPQPQPPPPPARRLSYATTVNIHVGGGGRLRPAKAQVRLNHPALLASTQESMGLRRDQGAPDAPFHM from the exons AGTGGGCTCTGAGGGGGATCCAGCCCCTGGGCCCACTCCAGCCTGCTCAGCCTCCAGGCCAGAGCCCCTTCCAGGGCCCCCCATCCGCCTACATCTCTCTCCGGTGGGGATCCCAGGTTCAGCCAGACCCTCAAGGCTGGAGCGTGTGGCCCGGGAGATCGTGGAGACAGAACGGGCCTATGTCAGGGACCTCCGCAGCATCGTGGAG GACTACCTGGGCCCTCTGCTGGACGGCGGGGTCCTGGGGCTGAGCGTGGAGCAGGTGGGCACGCTGTTTGCCAACATTGAGGACATCTACGAGTTCAGCAG CGAGCTCCTGGAGGACTTGGAGAACAGCAGCAGCGCCGGGGGTATTGCCGAGTGCTTCGTGCAGAGG AGCGAGGATTTTGACATCTACACATTGTACTGCATGAACTACCCGAG CTCCCTGGCCCTGCTCCGGGAGCTGTCGTTGTCTCCGCCAGCAGCCCTGTGGCTGCAGGAGCGCCAGGCCCAGCTTCGTCACTCGCTGCCCCTGCAGAGCTTCCTGCTGAAACCTGTCCAGCGCATCCTCAAGTACCATCTGCTGCTGCAG GAACTAGGGAAGCACTGGGCGGAGGGCCCAGGCACTGGGGGCCGCGAGATGGTGGAGGAAGCTATTGTGTCCATGACAGCGGTTGCCTGGTACATCAACGACATGAAGCGCAAGCAGGAGCATGCAGCGCGCCTCCAG GAAGTGCAGCGGCGGCTGGGTGGCTGGACCGGACCAGAGCTCAGTGCTTTTGGGGAGCTGGTGCTGGAGGGCGCGTTCCGAGGAGGCGGAGGGGGTGGCCCCCGGCTACGAGGGGGTGAGCGGCTGCTCTTCCTGTTCTCTCGGATGCTGCTGGTGGCCAAGCGCAGGGGGCTGGAGTACACCTACAAAGGCCACATCTTC tGCTGCAACCTGAGCGTGAGCGAGAGTCCCCGAGACCCTCTAGGGTTCAAGGTGTCTGATCTGACCATTCCCAAGCACAGACACCTGCTCCAG GCCAAGAACCAAGAAGAGAAGAGGCTGTGGATTCACTGTCTCCAGCGCCTCTTCTTTGAGAACCACCCTGCCTCCATCCCTGCCAAG GCAAAGCAAGTTCTCCTTGAAAACAGCCTGCATT GTACCCCCAAAAGTAAGCCTGTCCCAGAGCCCCTGACACCCCCACTTGGGTCTCCTCGACCTCGAGATGCTAGAAGTTTTACCCCTGGGCGAAGGAACACAG ctccatctcctgggccctCTGTGATTCGCCGAGGCCGCAGGCAGTCTG AGCCGGTGAAGGACCCTTATGTCATGTTCCCACAGAACG CTAAGCCTGGATTCAAG CACACTGGCAGCGAAGGGGAACTCTACCCCGCAGAATCTCAGCCACCAGTTTCAGGCTCTGGACCCCCTGAGGACCTGGAGGATGCTGGACCCCCAACACTGGACCCCTCTGGGACCTCAATCACTGAAGAAATCCTGGAACTGCTGAATCAGCGAGGCCTTCGAGATCCAGGG CCGTCCACCCATGACATTCCCAAGTTCCCCGGAGACTCCCAGGTGCCTGGCGACAGCGAAACCCTCACATTCCAAGCCCTGCCCAGCCGGGACTCttcagaagaggaggaggaggaagaggaagggctgGAGATGGATGAACGGGGGCCTTCCCCACTCCACGTCCTGGAAGGGCTCGAAAGTTCCATTGCAGCTGAAATGCCCAGCATTCCCTGCCTTACCAAAATTCCTGACGTGCCCAACCTTCCTGAAATTCCCAGCCGCTGTGAAATTCCCGAAGGTTCTCTCCTTCCTAGTCTCTCTGACATTTCCGATGTTTTTGAGATGCCCTGCCTTCCAGCCATACCTAGTGTCCCCAACACCCCCAGTCTTTCTAGCACTCCCACCCTCTCCTGTGACTCCTGGCTCCAAGGGCCTCTGCAGGAACCAGCTGAGGCTCCAGCCACCAGGAGAGAACTGTTTTCTGGAAGCAATCCTGGGAAACTGGGAGAGCCGCCTTCAGGAGGCAAGGCAGGGCCAGAGGAGGATGAAGAAGGGGTGTCATTCGCAGACTTCCAGCCCCAGGATGTCACCCAACATCAGGGATTCCCAGATGAGCTGGCATTCCGCTCTTGCTCAGAAATCCGGAGCGCCTGGCAGGCATTGGAACAGGGACAGCTGGCCCGGCCAGGCTTCCCAGAGCCACTGCTGATCCTGGAGGATTCGGATCTGGGTGGAGACAGCGGGAGCGGGAAGGCAGGAGCCCCGAGTTCGGAAAGGACGGCGTCCCGAGTGCGAGAGCTGGCCCGGCTTTACAGCGAGCGGATCCAGCAGATGCAGCGGGCGGAGACTCGGGCATCAGCCAACGCCCCGCGCCGCCGGCCTCGGGTTCTGGCCCAACCCCAGCCATCCCCCTGTCTACCCCAGGAGCAGGCAGAGCCAG GGCTCCTGCCTGCCTTTGGACACGTGCTGGTATGTGAGCTGGCCTTCCCACTGACATGTGCCCAGGAGTCTGTCCCCCTGGGtcctgctgcctgggttcaagctgcCATACCTTTGTCGAAGCAGGGAGGCAGCCCAGATGGCCAGGGTCTACATGTTTCAAATTTGCCTAAGCAAGACCATCCAGGCATCCACGTTTCAGCTGCTACCCTTTTGCCTGAACAAGGAGGTTCCTGGCATGTCCAGGCTCCAGCCGCCACACCTTTGCCCAAGCAAGAAGGCCCCCTGCACCTCCAGGTGCCGGCTCTTACAACTTTCTCTGATCAAGGCCACCCGGAAATCCAAGTTCCAGCCGCCACTCCTTTGCCTGAGCATAGAAGCCACGTGGTTATACCAGCTCCATCCACCGCCTTTTGTCCTGAGCAGGGACACTGTGCGGACATCCACGTTCCCACCACTCCAGCTTTGCCCAAGGAGATTTGTTCTGATTTCACAGTTTCAGTCACCACCCCTGTGCCCAAGCAAGAAGGTCACCTAGACAGCGAGAGCCCAACCAATATCCCACTGACAAAGCAAGGAGGTTCCAGGGATGTTCAGGGCCCAGACCCTGTCTGCAGTCAACCCATCCAGCCTTTGTCTTGGCATGGAAGCAGCCTGGATCCCCAGGGCCCAAGCGACACCCTACCGCCCTTGCCATGTCACCTCCCAGACCTTCAGATTCCAGGTACCTCACCTTTGCCTGCACATGGAAGCCACCTGGACCATCGGATCCCAGCCAACGCCCCACTGTCTTTGTCCCAGGAGCTCCCAGACACTCAGGTTCCAGCTACCACACCTTTGCCCCTGCCACAAGTCCTCACAGACATCTGGGTCCAAGCCCTCCCAACTTCACCCAAGCAGGGAAGCCTCCCAGACATCCAGGGTCCAGCGGCTGCACCTCCACTTCCGGAGCCAAGCCTTACAGATACACAGGTCCAAAAACTCACACCTTCGCTGGAGCAGAAGAGCCTCATAGATGCCCATGTTCCAGCTGCCACACCTTTACCTGAGAGAGGAGGCTCTCTAGACATTCAGGGCCTCTCACCCACCCCAGTTCAGACCACCATGGTTTTGTCCAAACCAGGAGGCTCCTTAGCCTCTCACGTTGCCAGGTTGGAGTCTTCAGACTTGACGCCACCTCATAGTCCCCCACCTTCCAGCCGTCAGCTCCTGGGCCCCAATGCAGCTGCCCTTTCCAGATACCTGGCAGCCTCATATATCAGCCAGAGCCTGGCTCGGCggcaggggcctgggggaggggcccCCGCAGCCTCCCGGGGCTCCTGGTCCTCTGCTCCCACGTCACGGGCATCTTCGCCGCCTCCGCAGCCCCAGCCaccacctcccccagccaggcGGCTCAGCTATGCCACGACGGTTAACATCCACGTGGGCGGGGGTGGGCGGCTGCGGCCAGCCAAGGCCCAGGTCCGGTTGAACCACCCTGCTCTCTTGGCCTCCACACAGGAATCTATGGGCCTTCGCAGGGACCAGGGGGCTCCTGATGCCCCCTTCCATATGTGA